One Panicum virgatum strain AP13 chromosome 3N, P.virgatum_v5, whole genome shotgun sequence DNA segment encodes these proteins:
- the LOC120666425 gene encoding disease resistance protein RGA2-like, whose amino-acid sequence MEAAISAIATEIFNRMVSFLMMKYRDKTTIEEKLERLQQLLLRIHAVIEEADIRYITNRSMLMQLKVLVKSMYHGYHILDIFRHKSVLERISQEVVRSSDAQLTSSSSSSFSSSIIPFKRSRTVSGATRSFPQSNDLQNVLENLEAVITNMNEFVVLLGGCDRYLRPYDTYLYTDNFMFGRHVEKQHIINILLQDPGQRGAPMVLPVIGGIRVGKKTLVFHVCKNDRIKSHFSSIMFIDGDSIWSMDQVKFHSRRTLAVVEFHSDLDDDDWVKFYSSLKCAAAVGSKVIIISRIPNLARFGTVEAVYLKSLPHEEYKYLFKKLAFGSMDEKDYPRLASVASEIATVLGGSLITANVIADLLRRNHDFHFWLSILKRFKWMVDKNLSMYGEHPKEMLENERSVDISAFNSSCFSSRRLMHPQVERDDSPKQKSYNISLGDVFTGSISLPNHQFVLVAWESRLPPYTKFLIEVSCSEEKQDCLISTRKRQSTI is encoded by the coding sequence ATGGAGGCAGCCATATCAGCTATTGCAACAGAAATATTTAACCGAATGGTCTCCTTTCTCATGATGAAGTACAGGGACAAGACTACCATAGAAGAGAAGCTGGAAAGGTTGCAGCAACTCTTATTAAGGATCCATGCGGTTATCGAAGAGGCAGACATCCGGTACATCACCAATCGTAGTATGCTAATGCAGCTGAAGGTGCTCGTGAAGAGTATGTACCATGGGTACCACATCCTGGATATCTTCAGGCATAAATCTGTTTTGGAGAGAATCTCACAAGAGGTGGTGAGAAGCTCAGATGCCCAGTtgacatcttcttcctcctcttccttttcttcttcaatTATTCCTTTTAAGCGTTCACGTACAGTTTCTGGTGCTACACGAAGTTTTCCTCAAAGTAATGATCTGCAGAATGTACTGGAAAATCTAGAAGCTGTTATAACTAACATGAATGAGTTTGTTGTGCTCCTGGGAGGGTGTGATCGCTACCTAAGGCCCTATGACACATACCTCTACACTGACAATTTTATGTTCGGGCGCCATGTTGAGAAGCAGCATATCATCAACATCTTACTTCAAGATCCTGGACAACGTGGTGCCCCCATGGTGCTTCCAGTCATTGGTGGCATCAGGGTCGGTAAGAAAACTTTGGTTTTCCATGTGTGCAAGAATGATCGTATCAAATCACACTTCTCTTCCATTATGTTCATTGATGGAGATAGCATATGGAGCATGGATCAGGTCAAGTTTCATAGTAGGAGAACATTAGCTGTTGTTGAATTTCATTCAGATTTGGATGATGATGATTGGGTAAAGTTCTACTCATCTTTGAAATGCGCAGCTGCTGTTGGTAGCAAAGTGATAATCATAAGTAGAATTCCAAATCTCGCAAGGTTTGGAACTGTTGAGGCAGTATATTTGAAAAGTTTGCCTCATGAGGAGTACAAATACCTCTTTAAAAAGTTAGCATTTGGAAGCATGGATGAAAAGGATTATCCACGCTTAGCATCAGTAGCTAGTGAGATAGCAACAGTACTGGGAGGGTCACTCATCACCGCAAATGTCATTGCCGACTTGCTCCGAAGGAACCATGATTTTCATTTTTGGCTCAGTATACTGAAGCGGTTCAAGTGGATGGTGGATAAAAATTTGTCAATGTACGGCGAACATCCAAAAGAAATGCTTGAGAATGAGCGCTCAGTAGACATCAGCGCATTTAACTCCTCCTGTTTCTCTTCCCGTCGCCTCATGCATCCTCAAGTTGAAAGAGATGATTCCCCAAAACAGAAGTCATATAATATCTCCCTCGGGGACGTCTTTACAGGATCTATTTCTTTACCCAATCATCAATTTGTGTTAGTTGCATGGGAGTCACGGCTGCCTCCATATACAAAATTTTTGATTGAAGTTTCTTGTTCTGAAGAGAAGCAAGATTGTTTAATCTCTACAAGGAAGCGTCaatcaactatttga